The genomic stretch AATGTTGAGAGTTATAAAGTTCAATTCAAAGTGAAACAATAGAATCAAATTATACCATCACTATCGAAATAGGTTAAATCATCACACAAAAGAACTTGTTTAGGAAAAATGTATTTTTAATGTCTAATGAAACCAGACACCCCTCTGAAAACAAAGTCTACAACAGTCGAAAGCTTCAATTTATTATTAGGTCTCGTTAAACATATTCGTTTCCCAATTACAATGATCTTGGGAAAAAATGTCTAATCCAACTCAATATGGCCGATCCATATCTGGATCAGATCAACTGTGGCCAATATCGATACCAGATTGGTGGATATCTTGGATACATCAAGCCCAAGCCTagatgtgtttggttacataattcATTAGAAAGTCTTTCCagtgaaacctttttttttttttgagttgatTCTACTTAGAAATACTAATTCATTTGAAATACCTTGTAAAGCTAAATGTGGTTCATCTCAGATATAAGGTAAATAGCAAAAACTCATATTTGACACACATAATCTTAATCCTCATATAAATAGTCCATGTTAGGTGGTGattcaaaagaatcacaaaaatCGAGATgggtaaccaaacaattttccgaaaaatcttaaaaataaatataattctACAGAAACACTATCTACGGACTCATTgtcaaatccaaaataaaactcCAATGAATTATGTAACAAAACATATCCTAAAGTGTTCTCGGTGGGCAAGGCTGGTAACCCTCACTACTCAGCTTTTTTGCAGCCCTAGATGGGGTTATGGAACTTTTCCAAAGGAGAGATTCTTCTCCGATTTTATGTTTTACCTTCATATGGTGGAAGTTTAAACCCTGAGTGCGCTTTGGCATCGATTAGGAGGGGCGTGATGTGTCTGGGAGCAGGGGCGAGCTCCTTGATAAAAAATGCGtgtccccccctccccttccccctcccccctccccccctcccctctccctcttcccccttcccccttccccctttttttatggaaagaaaaggaacatATTAAAACAAGAAGAGTTCTACATCACAATAAAGCAGTTGATTTAAGTTATCTAACAAAGCCCAAGTGGTAACCCTAGTTGCGATAGAAATATATTAAGAGACATCTTTACATAATTCAATCACCAATTGGAAAATGATGTAGAAGGTTAGTAAGTTGTAACAAAATATTGGGAAGCCACCCTTGTTGATTTCCTTACAACGACCATGTAAAATGCTCAACGTTGTCTACCCTCAATCTTCTTGAATCTTTGGACCATGGTGTGATATAAACATTACATGATGCCTCATACTTTTGATGCCAACACCTAGAGGAGAGGTCATTaagaaagttgaatgattctcttATGCTGTATCACAATatactcttttattctttctttaaaaaaaaaaaaaaaaaaaaaactcttatgTGAGGGGGTGTAGGAAACACTTTATGTTCAAAAAACTTTCTCTTAAGAAAAAATGGAAGTGCTTCTCCGTGTAGGAGCGTGGCCTGTGCCATTGCTCTCTATATCTATATCTCTCTCCCCTTCAACAATTAGTTACAAAGATGTATTTTTACAtgataagagagagatagacacatgagaACACTAGCGTAGCCCATATTCTCGGACAGGGTTCTTTTTTCATAAggccttattttttttattttttatttttagtaactaaggCCTTCTTTGTTTAAGTGTAAAAAAGGGTGAAAACTTTTGAGGTTAGCCTGCTAGGTACCACATATTATGGGTTTTCTTTgcaagcaaaagaaagaaaatgatggaatATAAGTATCTTTTATTGGGGTGAAATTTGGtggtagaaagaagaaaatagaggagagaaacAGACATAAATCAATTTTTTCTGTGAATAGTATCAAATTTGGTATGACTTTGAAAGCGAGTGGGGTGAGAAAAGCCCAATAAAGCAGTTGATTTAAGTTATCTAACAAAGCCCAAGTGGTAACCCTAGTTGCGATAGAAATATATTAAGAGACATCTTTACATAATTCAATCACCAATTGGAAAATGATGTAGAAGGTTAGTAAGTTGTAACAAAATATTGGGAAGCCACCCTTGTTGATTTCCTTACAACGACCATGTAAAATGCTCAACGTTGTCTACCCTCAATCTTCTTGAATCTTTGGACCATGGTGTGATATAAACATTACATGATGCCTCATACTTTTGATGCCAACACCTAGAGGAGAGGTCATTaagaaagttgaatgattctcttATGCTGTATCACAATatactcttttattctttctttaaaaaaaaaaaaaaaaaaaaactcttatgTGAGGGGGTGTAGGAAACACTTTATGTTCAAAAAACTTTCTCTTAAGAAAAAATGGAAGTGCTTCTCCGTGTAGGAGCGTGGCCTGTGCCATTGCTCTCTATATCTATATCTCTCTCCCCTTCAACAATTAGTTACAAAGATGTATTTTTACAtgataagagagagatagacacatgagaACACTAGCGTAGCCCATATTCTCGGACAGGGTTCTTTTTTCATAAggccttattttttttattttttatttttagtaactaaggCCTTCTTTGTTTAAGTGTAAAAAAGGGTGAAAACTTTTGAGGTTAGCCTGCTAGGTACCACATATTATGGGTTTTCTTTgcaagcaaaagaaagaaaatgatggaatATAAGTATCTTTTATTGGGGTGAAATTTGGtggtagaaagaagaaaatagaggagagaaacAGACATAAATCAATTTTTTCTGTGAATAGTATCAAATTTGGTATGACTTTGAAAGCGAGTGGGGtgagaaaaaaattgtatatgACGTTGTTGCTAAGTTTCTCATCACACATAAACAAACActcttatttataatattttataaGAAACAAGTATAAATAATCTTTTTCAGTTTTCTCTAACAAAGAAATAAAGCTtgtgaaaaataagaaagaaagaaacccacAATACCACTATGCAGATTGCCATACATATCCTCTCAAGCCGCACCCATGGATCCACATCCACTCCTCATAACCCCCCCTTTCATTGATGGGAAATTTCACTCCTTTGTAGCAAAATCCCTCATCACCCACaaatataattttcattttgccaTAGTGCATTTATTATCAATGACGGCAAGACAAATGTAGTAATCTCCGTCATGAATGTATTATTCCATCTCTCACAGAAGTTAAGAATTTAATGGATGGATTAGTCAAACGTCCTCACTTttaaaaatttggattttcaaaggAGATTAGTGACATTTCAGAAACCTGCGAGGGCACTgaaattaatttaataaaataaaccctaagGACGTGCATGAAAATTCCCAAAAAGTTATGTTACTTAAAATAGCAAGATATAATTTGGGGTAGAAGCGTAGTACGGTAAGAGAAGCAGGAAAAAGTGAACGTCTCTCCAAATCCCCATTGTCAGAGCTCCACCTATAAACGGCAAACACATCTTGAAGCGCTTACCTTGACTCCGATTATTTATTAccatttataggaaaaaataaatcccTCAAAGCCACTTTTCAGAACCCTGACTCCACCGCCCAAAACCACCTTTCAGTAACCCCTCTTCATGTTTCCAGGCATTCGgtatttcctttctctctctcttccctccttcTTATGTTTCTTGTATTCAATTTTAAACCGTTCGCGAGACTCACGCGCTCAGGGGTGAAGATGGAGATTTGCCAGTTTCTACAGAGAGACTAAAAACTAAAATcttaaaaaccctagaaatccgcGGAGATGGCGTCGTCGAAGGTGATGGCGTCTTCGAGTTCGGCGAATTCGGATCTGGCGCGGCAGTCTTCTATATATTCGCTAACAGTCTCTGAGCTTCAGAACGATCAGAGTAAGAATTTTGGATCTATGAATATGGATGAGCTTCTTAAAAACATTTACGGTGATAATCCCTCGGCGGCTGAGATCATTCCGAATGCTGCTGCCGGTGCCAGTAATGAGGATGGTGAATCGAACGGTGGGATACCAAATGTCGGCAACAAGTCGGTTGAAGAAGTGTGGAAGGATATTGTTGCGAGTGCGGGTGGCGGTAGCGTTGATCGGAAAGTCAGAGGTGTTAGTGATGTTCAATTTTATAAGGACACACCGTATGAGGAGATGACTCTAGAGGATTTTCTGGCGAAAGCTGGAGCAGTTAGAGAGGAAGATGTGAGGGCAACGCAAGCCGCCGGGCCGGTGCAAGGTGTTTTTCCTTCGGATCCAATGTTGAGTAATCGGTttcagcaacagcagcagcagcagcagcagcggcAGCAGCAACAAGCGCAACAGCAACCACAGCAGCCGCAGATTGATGGATCAATtgttgcatttggaaatggagtGGAGGGAACTGGTGTAATAAGGGGGAAAAGGCGAGTGGTGGACGAGCCGGTTGA from Macadamia integrifolia cultivar HAES 741 chromosome 14, SCU_Mint_v3, whole genome shotgun sequence encodes the following:
- the LOC122061264 gene encoding ABSCISIC ACID-INSENSITIVE 5-like protein 5, with product MASSKVMASSSSANSDLARQSSIYSLTVSELQNDQSKNFGSMNMDELLKNIYGDNPSAAEIIPNAAAGASNEDGESNGGIPNVGNKSVEEVWKDIVASAGGGSVDRKVRGVSDVQFYKDTPYEEMTLEDFLAKAGAVREEDVRATQAAGPVQGVFPSDPMLSNRFQQQQQQQQQRQQQQAQQQPQQPQIDGSIVAFGNGVEGTGVIRGKRRVVDEPVDKVAQQRQRRMIKNRESAARSRERKQAYTVELESLVSQLEEENARLLKEQVLQFSSI